From Microbacterium sp. YJN-G, a single genomic window includes:
- a CDS encoding amidohydrolase family protein translates to MRVLDSHLHLWDPAVLDYTWLEGPLDAVHAAVELADEQLTGVDEEAAIFVQAETVERHHLDEVRWVDSIALEAGVVAIVAGARLDRGAETDAQLAALAEHERVVGIRHLLQGEPDGFARTTDFLRGARQVASRGWTFDACVRAHQIPDVTALAAAVPDLPIVLDHLGKPLIGTADAPLEPSPEWLGDLRELAAGPQVHCKLSGLPAETGGVWTDAQVAPFLDAALDAFGPERLMWGSDWPVSSIDAGRGDRGAYVVGSRQRWFRTVAGWAASRGLDADALFWSNPLAFYGIR, encoded by the coding sequence ATGCGCGTTCTCGATTCTCATCTGCACCTGTGGGATCCTGCGGTTCTCGACTACACGTGGCTGGAGGGTCCGCTCGACGCGGTGCACGCGGCGGTCGAGCTCGCCGACGAGCAGCTGACCGGCGTCGACGAGGAGGCGGCGATCTTCGTGCAGGCCGAGACCGTCGAGCGGCACCACCTCGACGAGGTGCGCTGGGTCGACTCGATCGCCCTCGAGGCCGGAGTGGTCGCGATCGTCGCGGGTGCGCGGCTCGACCGCGGAGCCGAGACGGATGCGCAGCTCGCGGCGCTCGCCGAGCACGAGCGGGTGGTCGGCATCCGGCACCTTCTGCAGGGAGAGCCCGACGGCTTCGCCCGCACAACCGACTTCCTGCGCGGTGCCCGGCAGGTGGCATCCCGCGGGTGGACGTTCGACGCCTGCGTCCGTGCGCACCAGATCCCCGACGTCACGGCACTCGCCGCGGCCGTGCCCGATCTGCCGATCGTGCTCGACCACCTCGGCAAGCCGCTCATCGGGACGGCGGATGCTCCGCTCGAGCCGAGCCCGGAGTGGCTGGGAGACCTGCGCGAGCTCGCCGCCGGCCCGCAGGTGCACTGCAAGCTGTCGGGTCTGCCCGCCGAGACCGGCGGGGTGTGGACGGATGCTCAGGTCGCGCCGTTCCTGGATGCCGCCCTCGACGCGTTCGGGCCGGAACGCCTGATGTGGGGCAGCGACTGGCCGGTCTCGTCAATCGACGCGGGCCGCGGCGACCGCGGTGCGTACGTCGTCGGCAGCAGGCAGCGCTGGTTCCGCACGGTGGCCGGCTGGGCGGCATCCCGCGGTCTCGACGCCGACGCGCTGTTCTGGTCGAACCCCCTCGCCTTCTACGGCATCCGCTGA
- a CDS encoding FadR/GntR family transcriptional regulator yields the protein MAVTDEAIEKIKAMIVSGELGPGDRLPPEKELAERLGLSRNSMREAVKALEVIRVLDVRRGDGTYVTSLEPNLLLEAISFVVDMHDDDSLLELFAVRRMLESQATGLAAGNATVEQSKSLLEEIGSIDPGSVSIDDLVEHDIRFHRAVASLAGNAYLTSLLDGLSSQTLRARVWRGLTEQGAVERTLSEHLAIAEAIAQHDSALATSLSTAHVAGVERWLRQAATA from the coding sequence ATGGCTGTCACGGATGAGGCGATCGAGAAGATCAAGGCGATGATCGTCAGCGGCGAGCTGGGGCCGGGAGACCGGCTTCCGCCCGAGAAGGAGCTCGCCGAGCGCCTGGGCCTGTCGCGCAACTCGATGCGCGAAGCCGTCAAGGCGCTCGAGGTCATCCGGGTGCTCGACGTGCGCCGCGGCGACGGCACCTACGTCACCAGCCTCGAGCCGAACCTGCTGCTCGAGGCGATCAGCTTCGTCGTCGACATGCACGACGACGACTCGCTGCTCGAGCTGTTCGCGGTGCGGCGGATGCTGGAATCGCAGGCCACCGGACTCGCCGCGGGCAACGCCACCGTCGAGCAGTCCAAGTCGCTGCTGGAAGAGATCGGGTCGATCGATCCGGGCAGCGTCAGCATCGACGATCTCGTCGAGCACGACATCCGTTTCCACCGCGCGGTCGCGAGCCTCGCGGGCAACGCCTACCTCACCAGCCTGCTCGACGGGCTGAGCAGTCAGACGCTGCGTGCGCGGGTCTGGCGCGGACTCACCGAGCAGGGCGCCGTCGAGCGCACCCTCTCAGAGCACCTCGCCATCGCCGAGGCGATCGCGCAGCACGACTCCGCCCTGGCGACGTCCCTGTCGACCGCGCACGTCGCCGGCGTCGAGCGGTGGCTGCGCCAGGCCGCCACCGCCTGA
- a CDS encoding transaldolase family protein, whose protein sequence is MTAPRLYADSADVERVGRLLEAGVVHGVTTNPTILERGGRTASEIPALYERWVDQGAREVFFQTWGGDAAAFLRNAEGIRALGDRVAVKVPATAQGFAAASLLVRDGATVLVTAVYSVAQALACASIGVQYIAPYLGRMRDAGLDGSGLIARMQAVCADSDTNVLAASLRTPEDIVGLREAGVPYFTAAPDVLDALLFHEVSDSSAAEFDAAMVRIGA, encoded by the coding sequence ATGACAGCGCCCCGGCTCTATGCGGACAGTGCTGACGTCGAGCGGGTCGGGCGACTGCTCGAAGCCGGCGTCGTGCACGGGGTCACCACGAACCCCACCATCCTCGAGCGCGGCGGCCGCACGGCATCCGAGATCCCCGCGCTCTACGAGCGCTGGGTCGATCAGGGCGCGCGCGAGGTGTTCTTCCAGACCTGGGGCGGCGACGCCGCCGCGTTCCTGCGCAATGCCGAGGGCATCCGCGCGCTCGGCGACCGCGTCGCGGTGAAGGTGCCGGCGACCGCTCAGGGTTTCGCCGCGGCATCCCTGCTGGTGCGTGACGGCGCGACCGTGCTCGTCACCGCCGTCTACTCCGTCGCGCAGGCGCTCGCGTGCGCGAGCATCGGCGTGCAGTACATCGCCCCGTATCTGGGACGGATGCGGGATGCCGGCCTCGACGGCTCGGGGCTCATCGCCCGGATGCAGGCCGTCTGCGCCGACAGCGACACGAACGTGCTGGCCGCGAGCCTGCGCACGCCGGAGGACATCGTCGGGCTGCGCGAGGCCGGGGTGCCTTACTTCACCGCCGCGCCGGACGTACTCGACGCGCTGCTGTTCCACGAGGTCAGCGACTCGTCGGCCGCGGAGTTCGACGCCGCGATGGTGCGTATCGGGGCCTGA
- a CDS encoding ribokinase: protein MTSDTPSRSGVVIVGSVTADVTTFSQRLPARGETILGDQFTLLLGGKGANQAVSAGLAGARTSFVGCVGDDLFHDLIVDGLSGAGVDLTHLRTVPGPTGIAHIRVDASAQNDIVMVPLANAHLSTEQIDAALAALAPTTSVLLTQLETPAALTLHITTRAREHGMTVVLDPAPAAPLDADVWRNIDIVTPNETEASLLSGIEVTDAASAERAGRWFLEQGVGAAVITMAEKGSCVVTAEGTTFIEPIPVQPVDTTAAGDAYAGYLGAALAEGWSLADATRLASAAGAIAVTRQGASPSLPRRDEVDALLALHA from the coding sequence ATGACCAGCGACACCCCCAGCCGCTCCGGCGTCGTGATCGTGGGCAGCGTCACGGCGGACGTGACCACTTTCTCGCAGCGCCTGCCCGCGCGCGGAGAGACCATCCTCGGCGACCAGTTCACCCTGCTGCTGGGCGGCAAGGGCGCCAACCAGGCCGTCTCGGCAGGACTCGCCGGTGCCCGCACGAGCTTCGTCGGCTGCGTGGGCGACGACCTGTTCCACGACCTGATCGTCGACGGGCTCTCCGGCGCCGGCGTCGACCTGACCCACTTGCGCACGGTTCCCGGCCCGACGGGCATCGCGCACATCCGCGTCGACGCATCGGCGCAGAACGACATCGTCATGGTGCCGCTGGCCAACGCGCACCTGAGCACCGAGCAGATCGATGCGGCCCTCGCCGCCCTGGCCCCGACGACCTCGGTGCTGCTCACCCAGCTCGAGACCCCGGCGGCGCTCACGCTGCACATCACCACCCGGGCCCGCGAGCACGGCATGACCGTCGTGCTCGACCCCGCACCCGCCGCCCCGCTGGATGCCGACGTGTGGCGCAACATCGACATCGTCACGCCGAACGAGACCGAGGCGTCGCTGCTCAGCGGCATCGAGGTGACGGATGCGGCATCCGCCGAGCGCGCCGGACGCTGGTTCCTCGAGCAGGGCGTGGGCGCGGCCGTGATCACGATGGCCGAGAAGGGGTCGTGCGTCGTGACCGCCGAGGGGACGACGTTCATCGAGCCGATCCCCGTCCAGCCTGTGGACACCACCGCCGCCGGCGACGCCTACGCCGGGTACCTGGGCGCGGCCCTCGCCGAGGGCTGGTCGCTGGCCGACGCGACCCGGCTGGCCAGCGCGGCCGGCGCGATCGCCGTGACCCGCCAGGGCGCCTCGCCGAGCCTGCCTCGGCGCGACGAGGTCGACGCGCTGCTGGCACTGCACGCCTGA
- the rbsD gene encoding D-ribose pyranase encodes MRKTSTTINPALSRVISETGHTDLIVVTDAGLPIPPDAERIDLAYRPGAPAFLDVLDTVLAELVVEGATVSAEVAEVSPHVLEALRERLPGIEIELVPHVEFKKRTRQARAFVRSGEFTPYANVILHAGVAY; translated from the coding sequence ATGCGCAAGACATCCACCACCATCAACCCCGCGCTCTCGCGCGTGATCAGCGAGACCGGGCACACCGACCTGATCGTCGTGACCGACGCGGGCCTGCCGATCCCCCCGGATGCCGAGCGCATCGACCTCGCGTACCGTCCGGGCGCCCCCGCGTTCCTCGACGTGCTCGACACCGTGCTCGCCGAGCTGGTCGTCGAGGGGGCGACGGTCTCGGCCGAGGTCGCCGAGGTCAGCCCGCACGTGCTCGAGGCTCTGCGTGAGCGGCTGCCAGGCATCGAGATCGAGCTCGTGCCGCACGTCGAGTTCAAGAAGCGCACTCGCCAGGCGCGCGCGTTCGTGCGATCGGGTGAGTTCACCCCGTACGCGAACGTGATCCTGCACGCCGGCGTCGCATACTGA
- a CDS encoding GntR family transcriptional regulator: MSTMIGGIDRRSAAPMYDQLRQLIVDSIEQDGLQPGDPLPGEHRLCEQYGVSRTVVRQALAQLEHEGLVERVKGKGTFVARPRTSESLVHTLVGLFEEVERRGGHVRSEILRHETVPADAEVADALELAEGDPVVVITRLRHVDGDAWSLSTTWMPQAVGAVTFGADLRETSLYRLLAEHGIAATHGVRSAEATVATHEQAGLLGVSAGSALLRLRSVSREESGRPIEFFVAYHRGDRSRFEFQLGPDSSQGSLVRIP, translated from the coding sequence ATGAGCACCATGATCGGGGGCATCGACCGGCGCTCCGCGGCGCCGATGTACGACCAGCTGCGTCAGCTGATCGTCGACAGCATCGAGCAGGACGGGCTGCAGCCGGGCGATCCGCTGCCCGGCGAGCACCGGCTGTGCGAGCAGTACGGCGTCTCGCGCACGGTCGTGCGCCAGGCGCTCGCCCAGCTCGAGCACGAGGGTCTCGTCGAGCGAGTGAAGGGCAAGGGCACCTTCGTGGCGCGCCCTCGCACGAGCGAGTCGCTCGTGCACACCCTGGTCGGACTGTTCGAAGAGGTCGAGCGCCGCGGCGGCCACGTCCGCAGTGAAATCCTGCGGCACGAGACGGTGCCGGCGGATGCCGAAGTCGCCGACGCCCTCGAGCTCGCCGAAGGCGATCCGGTCGTGGTGATCACCCGGCTGCGTCACGTCGACGGGGACGCCTGGTCGCTGTCGACGACCTGGATGCCGCAGGCGGTGGGTGCCGTCACATTCGGCGCGGATCTGCGGGAGACGTCGCTGTACCGGCTGCTCGCCGAGCACGGCATCGCAGCGACGCACGGAGTGCGCTCGGCCGAGGCGACCGTGGCCACGCACGAGCAGGCGGGACTGCTCGGGGTCAGCGCGGGGTCCGCGCTTCTGCGGCTGCGGAGCGTGAGCCGCGAGGAGTCCGGGCGGCCGATCGAGTTCTTCGTCGCGTACCACCGCGGCGACCGCTCGCGGTTCGAGTTCCAGCTCGGCCCCGACAGCTCGCAGGGCTCGCTGGTCCGCATCCCCTGA
- a CDS encoding PLP-dependent cysteine synthase family protein, with protein MSEWVSSAIRVLEADANRSADTHLHLFPLPVEWGIDLYLKDESVHPTGSLKHRLARSLILYGLVNGLIDEGTTLVESSSGSTAVSEAYFARMLGLTFITVVPRSTSQEKIDLIEFYGGSCHLVDHASQISSEARRLAAGCGGHYLDQFTFAERATDWRGNNNIAESVFSQLAQERHPIPRWIVVGAGTGGTSATFGRYVRYRRHATQVAVVDPEGSAFHAAWKGDADAVGEPSRIEGIGRPRVEPSFVPSVIDEMIQVPDAASVAAIRLLRDRTLHWAGGSTGTNLFGAFELIARMREAGETGSVVTLICDGGARYAETYYSDEWVAAQGWDTTAHCERMERFLAGGAWS; from the coding sequence ATGAGCGAATGGGTCAGTTCCGCCATCCGCGTGCTCGAGGCGGATGCCAACCGCTCGGCTGACACGCACCTGCACCTCTTCCCGCTGCCGGTGGAGTGGGGCATCGATCTGTACCTCAAGGACGAGTCGGTGCATCCGACCGGCTCGCTCAAGCACCGCCTCGCGCGGTCGCTGATCCTGTACGGCCTGGTCAACGGACTCATCGACGAGGGCACCACGCTCGTCGAATCGTCCAGCGGGTCGACCGCCGTGTCGGAGGCCTACTTCGCCCGGATGCTGGGCCTGACCTTCATCACGGTCGTGCCCCGCTCGACCAGCCAGGAGAAGATCGACCTCATCGAGTTCTACGGCGGCAGCTGTCACCTGGTCGACCACGCCTCGCAGATCTCCTCCGAGGCGCGCAGGCTCGCCGCGGGGTGCGGCGGCCACTACCTCGACCAGTTCACCTTCGCCGAGCGCGCCACCGACTGGCGCGGCAACAACAACATCGCCGAGAGCGTCTTCAGCCAGCTCGCGCAGGAACGGCATCCGATCCCCCGCTGGATCGTCGTCGGCGCCGGCACCGGCGGCACCAGCGCGACCTTCGGTCGCTATGTGCGGTACCGCCGCCACGCGACGCAGGTCGCCGTCGTCGACCCCGAGGGGTCGGCGTTCCACGCCGCCTGGAAGGGCGATGCGGATGCCGTCGGCGAACCGTCTCGCATCGAGGGCATCGGCCGGCCCCGGGTGGAGCCGTCGTTCGTGCCCAGCGTGATCGACGAGATGATCCAGGTGCCGGATGCCGCATCCGTCGCGGCGATCCGGCTGCTGCGCGACCGCACCCTGCACTGGGCCGGCGGGTCGACCGGCACGAACCTGTTCGGCGCGTTCGAGCTGATCGCCCGGATGCGCGAGGCCGGCGAGACCGGCAGCGTCGTCACCCTGATCTGCGACGGCGGTGCACGGTACGCCGAGACGTACTACTCCGACGAGTGGGTGGCCGCGCAGGGGTGGGACACGACGGCGCACTGTGAGCGGATGGAGCGGTTCCTGGCCGGCGGCGCCTGGTCCTGA
- a CDS encoding glycine cleavage system protein R has translation MTTLILTVAGADRPGLVSAVADIVDAHGGNWENSRLAELAGTFAGVIQITLAADRVEELRRALHELDGLLAVTVSAGAEPGATAVAGGAGGTAASPRRVAVTVLGDDRPGIVREIAGVLSAHALSIESMTTETRDAAMAGGRLFESAVTATVPESADLAALREDIERLTHDLQVDIALA, from the coding sequence ATGACCACGCTCATCCTCACCGTCGCGGGAGCGGACCGCCCCGGACTCGTCTCGGCCGTGGCCGACATCGTCGACGCCCACGGCGGCAACTGGGAGAACAGCCGGCTCGCCGAGCTCGCGGGCACGTTCGCCGGCGTGATCCAGATCACCCTCGCCGCCGACCGCGTCGAAGAGCTGCGGCGCGCGCTGCACGAACTCGACGGACTGCTCGCGGTGACCGTGAGCGCCGGCGCCGAGCCTGGCGCGACGGCCGTGGCAGGTGGGGCGGGCGGGACCGCCGCCTCGCCGCGCCGCGTCGCGGTGACCGTGCTGGGCGACGACCGCCCCGGCATCGTCCGCGAGATCGCCGGCGTGCTGAGCGCGCATGCGCTGAGCATCGAGAGCATGACGACCGAGACCCGGGATGCCGCGATGGCCGGCGGCCGGCTCTTCGAGTCGGCTGTGACCGCGACCGTGCCGGAGTCGGCCGACCTGGCCGCCCTGCGCGAGGATATCGAGCGGCTCACGCACGACCTGCAGGTCGACATCGCCTTGGCCTGA
- a CDS encoding FAD-binding oxidoreductase: protein MDHERDARVISALTAELPEGTVITNPDSLQAYRRDRAEDPAAGTPLAVIRAGSTEDVQAAVRIAAREGVGIVPRGAGSGLSGGATAVDGAIVISLERMRAITIDPAVQMATVQPGAFNAEVKAAAAEHGLWYPPDPSSQEFCSIGGNIATNAGGLCCVKYGVTTDYVLGLTVVLADGKAVTLGGPRLKDVAGLSLTKLFVGSEGTLGIVTEAVLRLVPARLTPTTLVAVFPTVDGAIRAVVDIKAAMRPSMLEFMDRVTINAVEDLLRMDLDRTAAAMLIVQSDEPTEVATAQIAAIESACEAHGATEVYATTDPDESEALIEARRQAIPAVERRGALLLEDVGVPLPRLGDLIEGMRGIAERRGVEIAVVAHAGDGNTHPLIVLDSTDVDQRERAAVAFGEVMDLAIGLGGTITGEHGVGRLKQPWLADYLGDDVLELNLRIKNALDPQGILNPGALLPTP, encoded by the coding sequence ATGGACCACGAACGCGACGCGCGCGTCATCTCCGCACTGACCGCCGAGCTCCCCGAGGGGACGGTGATCACGAACCCCGACTCGCTGCAGGCGTACCGGCGTGATCGCGCGGAGGATCCCGCAGCGGGCACGCCGCTGGCGGTCATCCGTGCCGGTTCGACCGAGGACGTGCAGGCGGCCGTGCGCATCGCCGCCCGCGAGGGCGTCGGCATCGTGCCGCGCGGGGCGGGCTCGGGGCTGTCCGGCGGGGCCACCGCCGTCGACGGCGCGATCGTCATCTCGCTGGAGCGGATGCGCGCCATCACGATCGACCCGGCGGTGCAGATGGCGACCGTGCAGCCGGGAGCGTTCAACGCCGAGGTCAAGGCGGCCGCCGCCGAGCACGGCCTCTGGTATCCGCCGGACCCGTCGTCGCAGGAGTTCTGCTCGATCGGCGGCAACATCGCCACGAACGCCGGCGGACTGTGCTGCGTCAAGTACGGAGTCACGACCGACTACGTGCTCGGGCTCACCGTGGTGCTCGCCGACGGAAAGGCCGTCACCCTCGGCGGACCGCGACTGAAGGATGTCGCCGGGCTGTCGCTGACCAAGCTGTTCGTCGGCAGCGAAGGCACTCTCGGCATCGTCACCGAGGCTGTGCTGCGGCTGGTCCCCGCCCGGCTCACCCCGACGACCCTCGTGGCCGTGTTCCCCACGGTCGACGGCGCCATCCGCGCGGTCGTCGACATCAAGGCGGCCATGCGGCCGTCGATGCTCGAGTTCATGGATCGCGTCACCATCAACGCCGTGGAGGACCTGCTGCGCATGGACCTCGATCGCACGGCGGCGGCGATGCTGATCGTGCAGTCCGACGAGCCGACCGAGGTCGCGACCGCGCAGATCGCGGCCATCGAGTCGGCCTGCGAGGCGCACGGCGCCACCGAGGTCTACGCGACCACCGACCCCGACGAGAGCGAGGCGCTCATCGAAGCACGCCGGCAGGCGATCCCCGCCGTCGAGAGGCGAGGCGCGCTGCTGCTCGAGGACGTCGGCGTGCCGCTGCCGCGCCTGGGCGATCTCATCGAGGGGATGCGCGGGATCGCCGAGCGACGAGGCGTCGAGATCGCCGTCGTCGCGCACGCCGGCGACGGCAACACGCATCCGCTGATCGTGCTCGACTCGACGGATGTCGACCAGCGCGAGCGCGCCGCCGTCGCGTTCGGCGAGGTCATGGACCTGGCGATCGGGCTGGGCGGCACGATCACGGGAGAGCACGGCGTCGGCCGCCTCAAGCAGCCGTGGCTCGCCGACTATCTCGGCGACGACGTGCTCGAACTGAACCTGCGCATCAAGAACGCCCTCGATCCCCAGGGCATCCTCAACCCCGGCGCCCTCCTCCCCACCCCCTGA
- a CDS encoding FadR/GntR family transcriptional regulator has translation MSALDTALHGMRSLIADGTLRPGDRLPSEGELCEQLGVSRGSLREAIRMLAALGVLETRHGSGSYVSDLNAADLIGSLSLTVGLLPLDAILELYELRRALEAHASSLAAARVDEGVLSELDELLTELEATVDDDEQSRLDHHFHMRIAEVAGNSALASMLAVFRARSRAYRIFSTDSAAEIKALSDAGHRAILRGLQSRDPVAASAAAAGHVAQTEYWLRRLQPDAVGLTD, from the coding sequence ATGAGCGCACTCGACACGGCGCTGCACGGGATGCGGTCGCTGATCGCCGACGGCACGCTGCGCCCGGGCGATCGGCTGCCCAGTGAGGGTGAGCTGTGCGAGCAGCTCGGGGTGTCCCGCGGCTCGCTGCGCGAGGCGATCCGGATGCTCGCCGCCCTCGGCGTGCTCGAGACCCGGCACGGCTCGGGCAGTTACGTGAGCGACCTGAACGCCGCCGACCTCATCGGCAGCCTGTCGCTGACGGTCGGGCTGCTGCCGCTGGACGCGATCCTCGAGCTGTACGAGCTGAGGCGCGCGCTGGAGGCGCACGCGTCGTCGCTGGCGGCCGCCCGCGTCGATGAGGGTGTGCTCTCCGAGCTCGACGAGCTGCTCACCGAGCTCGAGGCGACCGTCGACGACGACGAGCAGTCGCGGCTCGACCATCACTTCCACATGCGCATCGCCGAGGTTGCAGGCAACTCGGCGCTGGCCAGCATGCTCGCCGTGTTCCGCGCCCGCTCGCGGGCGTACCGCATCTTCAGCACCGACAGCGCCGCCGAGATCAAGGCGCTCTCGGATGCCGGGCACCGCGCGATCCTGCGCGGCCTGCAGTCGCGCGACCCGGTCGCCGCGTCCGCGGCCGCCGCCGGTCACGTCGCGCAGACCGAATACTGGCTGCGCAGGCTGCAGCCGGATGCCGTCGGCCTGACCGACTGA
- a CDS encoding aminotransferase class V-fold PLP-dependent enzyme, with protein sequence MTTATTPAPIRLKSHERARDAWPLDRNIVHLNHGSFGAVPTAVVAHQDELRRRADLTPVGWFPRIADHLREARERTAPFVGAHADDSVFVPNASAAATVVYNALRLEAGDEILVTDHGYGAVTMGAQRLARRFGAGVRAVELPLLAPDDEVVQRFADALTPRTRLIVIDQITSPTARMLPTRRIADLAAERGVRTLVDGAHGPGLVRDAAAVAGGDWWFGNLHKWPCAPRGSALLVTTASDRDELWPLIDSWGAPESFPFRFDTQGTIDATTYLSTPAAIDFIEDEYGWDAARTTMAELADAGAEIIAEALRPFSTEDPLTPLPSPVPSMRLVRLPDGMGATREEADALRMDLFDQTGVETAFTSFRGIGYFRLSVHLYTEASDFHAFAERCVPQILQRSGIRIPTATTVA encoded by the coding sequence ATGACCACGGCGACGACGCCAGCGCCGATCCGGCTGAAGTCCCACGAGCGCGCCCGCGACGCCTGGCCGCTCGACCGGAACATCGTCCATCTCAACCACGGCTCCTTCGGAGCGGTGCCCACCGCCGTCGTGGCGCACCAGGACGAGCTGCGACGCCGCGCCGATCTGACGCCGGTCGGCTGGTTCCCGCGCATCGCCGACCACCTGCGTGAGGCGCGCGAGCGCACCGCGCCGTTCGTGGGCGCCCACGCTGACGACAGCGTCTTCGTCCCCAACGCCTCGGCCGCCGCGACCGTGGTCTACAACGCCCTCCGCCTCGAAGCCGGCGACGAGATCCTCGTCACCGACCACGGCTACGGCGCGGTCACGATGGGCGCGCAGCGCCTCGCCCGGCGCTTCGGCGCCGGCGTGCGGGCGGTGGAGCTGCCGCTGCTCGCCCCCGACGACGAGGTCGTGCAGCGCTTCGCCGACGCGCTCACCCCACGCACCCGGCTGATCGTCATCGACCAGATCACCTCCCCCACCGCCCGGATGCTGCCCACCCGGCGCATCGCCGACCTCGCCGCCGAGCGCGGCGTGCGCACTCTCGTCGACGGCGCGCACGGCCCGGGCCTTGTCCGCGATGCCGCGGCGGTCGCGGGCGGCGACTGGTGGTTCGGCAACCTGCACAAGTGGCCCTGCGCGCCGCGCGGCTCGGCACTGCTGGTGACGACGGCATCCGATCGTGACGAGCTGTGGCCGCTCATCGACTCGTGGGGCGCGCCGGAGTCGTTCCCGTTCCGGTTCGACACGCAGGGCACCATCGACGCGACCACCTACCTCTCCACGCCCGCGGCCATCGACTTCATCGAGGACGAGTACGGCTGGGATGCCGCGCGCACCACGATGGCCGAGCTGGCGGATGCCGGCGCCGAGATCATCGCCGAGGCGCTGCGCCCGTTCAGCACCGAGGACCCGCTGACCCCGCTCCCCTCACCCGTGCCGTCGATGCGCCTGGTGCGCCTGCCCGACGGAATGGGCGCGACCCGCGAAGAGGCCGACGCGCTGCGCATGGACCTGTTCGACCAGACCGGCGTCGAGACCGCGTTCACGAGCTTCCGCGGCATCGGCTACTTCCGCCTGTCGGTGCACCTGTACACCGAGGCATCCGATTTCCACGCCTTCGCCGAGCGGTGCGTCCCGCAGATCCTGCAGCGCTCCGGCATCCGCATCCCGACGGCGACGACCGTCGCCTGA
- a CDS encoding ABC transporter substrate-binding protein has protein sequence MKHKLLMTAAGIGTVAVLALTGCSSGAGPAADGKVTLQMVESLTNPARTDLIRGLLDDFEKQNPDIKVNLVSPPTEQADQKIQQMLQSGKGVDVLEVRDITVGPFSNNGWLYDLTGDLEKWDGWDALTENAQSASVAEDGKTYFLPYGFYGLSLFYRKDLVEQAGFDGPPHSWKDLLEQASAIQDPSKNIYGYAFRGGQNANSNVVAAIEAYTIDDLNVDDAFLLTNGDTMFSAPEAQDAVDDYFALFEQASPPSAVSWGYPEMVAGFTNGSTAFLLQDPEVIATVQDSSLKPEQWDTAPLLVGPSGKAAQPLAVAGWGVAENSENTEAAVKLVEFLASEGPATEFAQANSLVPIVASAADDDFYSTGPWTSYVTMTENPDTYVNVRQPRGVSWWTEWIQKSDQDVQKVLLGDMTTEELLKSWDEFWTEKYAAEKG, from the coding sequence GTGAAGCACAAGCTCCTCATGACAGCCGCGGGGATCGGCACGGTCGCCGTCCTCGCACTCACCGGATGCTCGTCCGGCGCCGGCCCGGCCGCCGACGGCAAGGTCACCCTGCAGATGGTCGAGAGCCTCACCAACCCGGCTCGCACCGACCTGATCCGCGGCCTGCTCGACGACTTCGAGAAGCAGAATCCCGACATCAAGGTCAACCTCGTCTCGCCGCCCACCGAGCAGGCCGACCAGAAGATCCAGCAGATGCTGCAGTCCGGCAAGGGCGTCGACGTGCTCGAGGTGCGCGACATCACCGTCGGGCCGTTCTCGAACAACGGCTGGCTGTACGACCTGACCGGCGACCTCGAGAAGTGGGACGGCTGGGACGCGCTGACCGAGAATGCCCAGTCGGCGTCGGTCGCCGAGGACGGCAAGACGTACTTCCTGCCCTACGGCTTCTACGGCCTGTCGCTCTTCTACCGCAAGGACCTCGTCGAGCAGGCCGGCTTCGACGGCCCGCCGCACAGCTGGAAGGATCTGCTCGAGCAGGCCTCGGCCATCCAGGACCCGTCGAAGAACATCTACGGCTACGCCTTCCGCGGCGGGCAGAACGCCAACAGCAACGTCGTCGCCGCGATCGAGGCGTACACGATCGACGACTTGAACGTCGACGACGCGTTCCTGCTCACCAACGGCGACACCATGTTCTCGGCCCCCGAGGCGCAGGATGCCGTCGACGACTACTTCGCGCTGTTCGAGCAGGCCTCGCCGCCCTCGGCCGTGTCATGGGGCTACCCCGAGATGGTCGCCGGATTCACGAACGGCTCGACCGCGTTCCTGCTGCAGGACCCCGAGGTCATCGCCACCGTGCAGGACTCGTCGCTCAAGCCCGAGCAGTGGGACACCGCGCCGCTGCTGGTCGGCCCGAGCGGCAAGGCCGCGCAGCCCCTGGCCGTGGCCGGCTGGGGTGTCGCCGAGAACAGCGAGAACACCGAGGCGGCCGTCAAGCTCGTCGAGTTCCTCGCCTCGGAGGGTCCTGCCACCGAGTTCGCGCAGGCGAACAGCCTGGTACCGATCGTCGCATCCGCCGCGGATGACGACTTCTACTCGACCGGTCCGTGGACGAGCTACGTCACCATGACCGAGAACCCCGACACCTACGTCAACGTGCGCCAGCCGCGCGGGGTGAGCTGGTGGACGGAGTGGATCCAGAAGTCCGACCAGGACGTGCAGAAGGTGCTGCTCGGTGACATGACCACCGAAGAGCTGCTGAAGTCGTGGGACGAGTTCTGGACGGAGAAGTACGCAGCGGAGAAGGGCTGA